The following DNA comes from Alienimonas californiensis.
ATGTTCACCGGCTACCGCCCCAGCCCGGCGCTGAAGTTCCCCTCGATGGGCAGCGTGGTCGCCCACGAGTTCGAACCGAAGAACAACCTGCCGCAGTACGTCTGCGTGCCCGGCCAGCCGAACGAGTTCGCCGGCACCGGTTATCTGTCGAGCAGCTACGCCCCCTTCACCGTCGGCGGCGACCCCGCCAGCAGCGGCTTCAAGGTGCGTGACCTCAGCCTGCCGGGCGGCGTGGACGAAGCCCGCTTCACCCGTCGTCGCCGGCTGCTGGACGCCGTCAACGATCACTTCGCCGCGACCGAGTCGGCCGACAGCCTCGACGCCGTCGGCACCTTCTACGACCGGGCCTACGGCCTGATCGGCAACCCGAAGGCCCGCGAAGCCTTCGATCTGGATAAGGAAGACGACAAGACCCGCGACCGTTACGGCCGCAACCAGGCCGGCGCCCGCATGCTGCTGGCCCGTCGCCTCGTCGAAGCCGGCAGCCGGTTCGTGACCCTCACCTACGGCGGGTGGGACATGCACGACAAGATCGCGGACGGCATCAAGCGGAACGGCCCGGAACTGGACCAGGCCCTTTCCACGCTGATCAACGACCTGGACGAACGTGGGCTGCTGGACAGCACGCTGGTCTGCGTCGGCACCGAGTTCGGCCGCACCCCGAAGATCAACGCCACCGCCGGCCGCGATCACTGGGCCAAGGTCTTCAGCGTGCTGATGGCCGGCGGCGGTCTGAAGCGGGGCGTGATCCACGGCAGCAGCGACGCGACCGCCTCCGAGCCGGACACCGACCCGGTGACCGTGATGGACTGGGCCGCCACCGTGTACGACCGCCTCGGCATCAAGGCGGAGAAGGAACTGATGGCGCCCGGCGGCCGGCCGATCGAGATCGTCGACGGCGGCTCCCCGATCCAAGCGATCCTCGCCTAGGTTCGTGTCGGACCGGGTGGGTTTCCGCCCGGTCAGGCCCGTCGGCGTCCGGT
Coding sequences within:
- a CDS encoding DUF1501 domain-containing protein, which encodes MSLSRARRCAGPSRRDFLQVGAIGGLGLTLPGFLGMQAAARADQVHFETVEGPAKGVIYIYLPGGLAQQESWDPKPLAPAEYRGPLGSIKTKVPGAEFGATFPKMASIVDKCVVLRGFTHGEAAHERGTHNMFTGYRPSPALKFPSMGSVVAHEFEPKNNLPQYVCVPGQPNEFAGTGYLSSSYAPFTVGGDPASSGFKVRDLSLPGGVDEARFTRRRRLLDAVNDHFAATESADSLDAVGTFYDRAYGLIGNPKAREAFDLDKEDDKTRDRYGRNQAGARMLLARRLVEAGSRFVTLTYGGWDMHDKIADGIKRNGPELDQALSTLINDLDERGLLDSTLVCVGTEFGRTPKINATAGRDHWAKVFSVLMAGGGLKRGVIHGSSDATASEPDTDPVTVMDWAATVYDRLGIKAEKELMAPGGRPIEIVDGGSPIQAILA